A window of Roseburia hominis A2-183 genomic DNA:
GCGTCACAATGCGCTCGCCCTCGTTTGCACGTCTGACATTGATCTGATCGCCCTCCAGATAAGCATAGTCAAATGCATGCATCGGCTGTCCGAGCTCTTTTAACACGTAGTTTGTGATGTCGACCATGTTGGAAATCGAGTTGATTCCGACTAACGCCAGTCTTCTGCGCATCCACGCCGGGGACTCCCCAATCGTCACGTCATGGACATAGTGCGCGATATAGCGCGGGCAGAGATCTTTTGCGGCTACTTCCACCTTAAAGTCTTTTTTAACCGCCGTCTCCGTGTAATCCAACGCCGGCTCCCTGCACTCTTTTCCGAGCACTGCAGCCACTTCCCTGGCAATTCCGTAAATGCTCTGACAGTCCGGGCGGTTTGCGGTGATCGCAATATCAAAAATCCAGTCATCCATTCCAAGGATCGGCTTTACGTCTGCTCCGACTTTCGCATCTTCCGGAAGAACTAAAAGACCGTTGTATCCTGCCCCCGGATATAAATCTTCGTTCAATCCGAGTTCTGTTCCGGAACACAGCATACCGTAGGATTCATAGCCGCGAAGCTTTCCCTTCTTGATCGTCATGACGCCCTCGATCGTCACATGATCCTTTGCGGTCGCATAGACTGTTGCGCCCACAAGCGCCAGCGGATATTTTCCTCCTGCACGGACATTGTCTGCCCCGCAGCAGATCTGGAAGGTGCCGTGCTCTCCGGCATTCACCTGGCAGAGACTTAAATGGGTATCCGGGATCGGCTCGCAGGATTCCACCAGTCCGACCACAACATTGCTGATGTCTTTTCCGACTTCAATCAGCTCCTCCACCTCAAAGCCGCAGGAAAACAACTTTTCCTCCAGTTCCTTCGGGGTAACATCAATATCTACATAATCTTTTAACCAGCTTAATGGTGCTAACATGATAACTCTCCTTTTCTATTCGTCTTTAATCGTCAATCTGCTTTAATACGCGAAGATCTGACTCAAACAGCAGCTTGATATTGTTAATGCCGTATTTTAACATGGCAATTCGCTCAATACCGATACCGAACGCAAAACCGCTGTACTCATTCGTATCAATGCCGCATCCTTCCAGAACTTTATTGTTGACGACGCCGGCTCCGAGCACTTCGATCCAGCCGGTTCCCTTGCAGAGCTTACAGCCGCATCCGCCGCACTGGAAGCAGCTTACATCTACCTCGACGGACGGCTCCGTGAACGGGAAGTAGGACGGGCGTAGACGCGTTGTCGTCTCTTTTCCGAAAATCTTCTTCACAAGCTCATCTAACATTCCCTTTAAATCGCAGAGGGTAATTCCCTTGTCTACCACAAGACCCTCCATCTGGGTGAACATCGGAGAATGTGTCGCGTCGTCATCGGAACGGAACACCTTGCCCGGGGAGATGATCTTGATCGGCGGTTTCTTCGCCTCCATCACATGAATCTGTCCGGCAGATGTCTGGGTGCGGAGTAAAAATTCCGGTGACAGGTAAAATGTATCCTGCATATCTCTCGCCGGATGATCCTGCGGTGTGTTTAACGCTGTGAAGTTATAGTAGTCGGTCTCAATCTCGGTTCCCTCGTACACTTCAAATCCCATGGATGCAAAAATGTCAATGAGCTGGTTGCGCACCTGTGTGACCGGATGCAGATTGCCCTTTTCGTGTTTTACTGCCGGCATTGTGACGTCGATCTTCTCCGCCTCATATCTCTTCCGGAGCGCCTCAGCCTCCAGTTTTTTCATCTTCTCTTCCATGATCGTCTCAATGGCGGTGCGGGTGTCGTTGACCCACTGTCCGACCTTCGGGCGGTCTTCCGGCGCTACGTCTTTCATTCCCTTTAACACCGCAGTAAGTTCACCCTTTTTTCCAAGCACTGCCTGGCGGACTTCATTCAGGCGGTCTAATCCATCAGACCCTTCAATCTCTGCTATTGCTTTTTCTCTGATCTGCTGCAATTTTTCTTTCATTTCTAATTCTCCTTTAAACTATTTCAGACATCAAAAAAGGAACCATCCATCCCTGCTCTAGGGACGAATGATTCCGCGGTACCACCCTGTTTCTTCTCTTCATATCACCAAAGAAAAGCTCTCAATTCATACGTAACGTGTATCCGACGTCATCCACTACTTTCACTTCACAGATGCAGCTCCTGTGCGAACTTCAAGTCCAGGTCTTATCCTAAACGGGCTTCCAGCCGATGACCCGCTCTCTCTGAAAGAGTCTCCTGCACTCTACTGATATCTTACGATACCCGGAATCGCTTCCGTACACATTCACAGCCTTTGATTTTTCTGAATTCTGTATAGCATTTTAGCACAGCAGGCGCAAAACATCAAGCTTTTTTATTCCTGCTGGTTTTAAAGCGCTTCCACCATTTGCGGAAGTAAGCGTTGAACACCACATTTACCTCGGCGGACATCATCATGATGTACATGCAGAAGTAAAGCCACAGCATAATCAAGGCAATAGTCGTCAGGCTGCCGTACATGGAAAAACCGTTAAAATAGTCCACGTAGACAGACAGTCCGAAGGAAAAGACATACCACGCTACCCCGCAGATCACAGCCCCCGGCAGCTGCCCGCGGAAGGAAAGCTTCCGGTTCGGCAGCGCCGTAAAGATTACATCGAAAAATGCAATCAAAAGCGCCAGCATCACAAGCCCGCGGAAATGTGCCAGCACCCGCGAGGCATGCTCTAAAATCGGAACGTACTGTGTGGCAAGTACCTTTAACTGGTTTCCGAACACCAGAACCAGCAGGGTAAAAACAATCGCCACCAGAAAAACCACCGTATAGACGACCGCCCAGAATCTGAGCACAAACCAGTTCCTCGTCTCCTCCAGATCATTGACCGAGTTCAGTCCGTCCGTCATGTACTGGACGCCCTTGGCCGCTGACCAGATCGCGATGATCGCCGTGATTGAGATAATTCCCATGGATCTGCTGTACACCTCATCCACGAGCGATATCAGAAACGGAGAGACATACTCCGGCATCAGATGACGGATGATCTCAAGCAGCATGGACTCTGTCACCGATGTATATTGCAGCAGAGACGAGAACACCATCAGAAACGGAATGATGGATAAGATAATAAAAAACGCCGACTGCGCCGAATAGGCATTGATCTTATCCCTCTTGCATTTATCAAGAAAGGATTTGACATTACCAATAAGCTTCCAGATCATATTGCTCCCCTTCAAAAAGCGAATCCGTCAGGATTCATTATTTCATGGTTTCCAGTTTAACGTCATTATAAAAATATTGCAAGATCTCTTCGTAATTCATTCCTGCCTTCGCCATTCCATTCGCCGCATTCTGGCTCATGCCGAGTCCATGCCCGTAGCCGCCTCCGTATAAAACCATGCCGCCGTCCTCCTGTTTCGTTATGGCAAAAAACGCACTCGGCAGCATCGTCACATCCGTCTGTTCCGCGCCGTCTGCGCATGTCAGTTTTGCGGTACAGATCCCCAGAACTTTTCGGATATTATACTCCGTCCGCACAAGGGCGCTTCCCTTCTCATACGTGATCTTTAAGGCAAGCAGTGCACCGGAGCTGCCGCGCTCCGCCGCGCTCATGCCGGTCACCTCCCCCAGTGCCGCCACTGATGCCGCATCGGAATTCTGTATTTCCGTAGTCTGACCGTCCTGATAAAAGATTATATTCTTTGGCGAACTCTTCCGCCGTTCCAGCAGTATGGAATTCACTTCATCTGTTTTCCCATGGTAATCCGCCTCCGCTCTCCAGCGGAAATACCGGCAGTCACTGTCGTATCCATCTGCGGGACTCTGAATATAAGCAAGAAACGCCTCCTCCCCGGAGAGATCCTGCATCTTTCCATCCGTAAGGAGACACGCCGGTGTCAGATAGCCGTATTCCGCCGGATCTTCCACATTCCACACATCGGCTGCGGCGGTGTATCCCATCGACGTGGAAAAATAATACGCCTCCACGATGTTTCCCTGATAGGACAGCACTTCCCCCTGTGTGGCGATTACCGCCTCCCTGGCTGCGTCCGCGTCCGTCACCCGGTTGTATACCTGATACGCGGTGCTGTCATCAATATGTGCGCCGTATTCCGCCAGATCGCCCCGAAGCAGCTGGATACAGGCATAGCTGCGCGCGCAGACCGCCTGTGCTTTCAATGCCTCCGGTTCATAGGATGCCGGCATTTCACTCGGAACGACGTCCTGCAGATACCGTTCCAGCGGCAGACTGTTGACCAGCGTATAGCCGTCTCCCATGCACCGCACTTCCATGCTGCCCCCGTAGCCATTGGAAATCTCTGCGCCATCTGCATCGCAGATCACCACACAGCCCTCCTGCTCCGGCGTCACCGTAAATGTTCCCTGTGTATCTCCTGTCATCTGATCGGATGCAGCAATCAGCGTCTGCGCTGCCACATGTGTTGTCTCTCCCTGCCAGGTGACCGCTGCGTCTGACGTACATTTCAGATAGACGGACTGCCGGCATTTTGTTCCGTCATCCCCCAGGAGCAGCACACGGATTTCGCGGATGACAGCCGGCTCGCGGATTAAAATGGCGCAGACCTGCTTCTCCCCCGTCACATACTCCACGTTCATATTGCCGAGGGTCACATCGGAAATGGATTTTTCCGACACTTCCCCATAGGTCTGGTACACTGGCAGTTTTCCGGTATGGCAAAGCTTCCCGTATCCTTTGATCTCGATGGTCTCATCGTCATAGGACAACAGTTCTCCCTCGATGGTCTCCTGCTTTACACGCAGTGCCGTAAGTTCCCCGTCCGCCAGCACAATATCGCATACACAGGGGGAAACGCCCTCTGTCAGGGACGCCGTCTCCTTGTGGTACACCGCGCCCGCATACAGAAAATCCACGCTGTCTTTGGTGCAGTCCGTAAGATATGTGTTGTCCAGCGTAAATTCCTTCTTCAGCGTTCCCGCGACTCCGATGCACCGGTTTTCCACGCAGTAGCCCTCATATCCGTTCCACTGCTTAAAATATGAAGCTGGAAGCACCGTGCAAAAATCTCCCTTATTCGTCATAATCACATTCTGGTTCTCCGCCTCCATGACATCCACAACCAGAAACTCCGTTTTCGTCACGGCATATTCCATATCGAGCAGATCCAGAATCTGACCGTAGACGTAATTCCAGTCTTCCCTTGACACTTTCTGCGATTCCCTCATGACGGGGATCTCTATGTAATCGGACAGCTGCAGCTTTGCGAGCAGTTCTCCCAGTATTTCCCCGGTCAGCCTGTCTCCTGAAAACGTCTCAAAAAAGGAATTCCAGTCTTCCTGCCCGTATACTCCAAAGGAGAGTTCTTCTTTTATTTCCGCAAGTTCCACCCACTCTTCGGGCAATGTTTCCTGCTCCCTTAACTGTCTGTCCCGATATCCAGACGCAAGCGCACCCGCCGCAAGCAAAAGCACCAGACATACGATGGCGATGTATGCCTTTACGCCTCTCTTTTTTGTTCTCTTTCCCATTTTCCACTTCCCATCACGCTTTATGCCTTGCCCCAGAATTCTCTGCAAAAGAGTAAAAAAACAGAAGCTGCCTCACACAAAGGCAGCTTCTTTCTTCCGTAACTTTTCAACTCTTTGGTACCTGATCTATCTTTCGTATCCGTCATCCTTCGTATCCTGACAGGTTCTCTCTCGTACTGTAAGCTTCTGTTGTATCTCTCGGAATCTTTTGTATCACCCAAAATGCCGTTTCCTACGTTTTTGACTCCTAGCTATAGCTAGGTGGGTAACCGCATGTCGGTTTCTGCCTTCCACTGCTCGCGTACCTTGCGGTACTGGTGGCTTGACATCTGCCTCCAAATATAAGAATCCCATAAAAGTAAATGTAGGTTCAAAAATGTAGGGTGTCGCACATCCCAGGCTGTTTCTTACTGGTTTTATTATACTTTAATATGCCCCGATCTGCAACCAAAAATTAGTGCCAAATTCTGTGCACACTTCTATTTTTTTCTGAATGCAGAATGTGCATCACATCTTAATGATTATTGCTCGGGAAATACGGACGCAGCGTATTTGCCATCTGCGCAATCGGCATGCTCTGCAGCCACACTCTTCCCGGTCCCGTAATCACGGTATTAAAAATACCCTCTCCTCCGAAAAGCATATTCTTCACTCCCGGTACCGTCTTCACTTCGATCTTACAGGATCCTGTCATTGCCGCAAGGTAACCCGTGTCCACGACAATCTGCTGTCCGGATGCAAGTTCATATTCTTTAATATAACCATCAAATTCCAGAAATGCGGTTCCACTTCCGGAAAGCTTCTGCATAATAAATCCCTCTCCTCCGAAAAGTCCGCTCCCGATTCTCTGCTGAAAGAACACGGACAGATCCACGCTGGATACAGCAGCAAGAAATGCCGATTTCTGCACGATCAAATCCTGTCCCGGTACAATATCAAACGCCCGGATTGATCCCGGGAACGACGATGCAAACGCGATCATCCCATTCCCGTTCATTGCCGTGTAGCGGTTTAAGAAAATGCTTTCCCCCGAAAGCGCTCTTCCAAACATCTTGCCGATGCCGCCACCAGTTGTCTCCATTTTCATGTTCGGGGACATCCACGACATGGCACCACTCTCTGTAATCATTACCTCTCCCTGCTCCAGATTGCAGATTACAACCGGAAGCGGTTCTCCCTCAATCGAATATCTCATAACGCTCTCCTTCCTCTGTTGCGGACGCCCTACATCCGCTGTCCTTTTTTCAGCTCTGTCTCGGTAAAAGCGCCCGGCAGAAGCTCCTCCAAGGTAAAAATCTTATATGTTCCGTCCTCCTTTACCAGGATGATCTGAAACGTATCCGCCTTGCAGAACTCCGACATTACCTGTCTGCACACGCCGCACGGATACAGATAATCGTCCGCGTCACCGCTGATGGCGATTGCCGTAAAATCACGCTCCCCTTCGGATACCGCCTTGAAAAACGCCGTCCGCTCCGCACAGTTCGTCGGTGTGTACGCGGCATTTTCGATGTTGCATCCCGTATAAATCTTACCATCTGCAGTAAGAAGCGCCGCACCTACCCTGAAATGGGAATATGGTACATACGCATGTTCCTTTGCCTCGATTGCCTTTTTTGCCAGCAACTCTATATTCAGATCCATCCTGTATCCTCCCTTTTTACATCTGATGATCCTTTTTTATTGTAATAGACTCTTCTGAAAAAAGAAAGCATTTTTTGGTACTTTCCCTTTTTAAGGTACCAGTTTTCTTTTAAATTTTAAAATTTTCATTAAATATAATTCAATTTTCTTGTATAAAAATAAGTACATATGCTATGATGAAAAGACGAAAACATTAAGGAGGGCTAACAATGAATCAATTCTGTGAAATTACACCCGAACTGCGTCGGCTGGCCGCAAAGTCTGCCGAATGTTCAAAAATAGACCCGGAATTATACACAAGATACGATGTCAAACGCGGTCTGCGCGATCTGAACGGAAAAGGTGTCCTGGTCGGACTGACGGAGATCTCGGAAGTCAGTTCCACAAAAATTGTCAATGGTGAATCTGTTCCCGCAGACGGCGAGCTCTTCTATCGTGGTTACAATGTCAAAGATCTGATTGCCGGACTTCCCGAGGACAGCCACTTCGGCTTTGAGGAATGTACCTATCTGCTGCTTTTCGGCAAGCTTCCCAAGAAGCATGAGCTGCGCGACTTTTCGGCTCTGCTGAGCAGTTACCGGACGCTGCCGACCAGCTTTGTGCGTGACATTATTATGAAGGCGCCCAGCAAGGACATGATGAATACGCTTGCGCGCAGTGTCCTTACCTTATATTCTTACGATGAGATGGCGGATGATGTTTCGCTTCCCAATGTTCTCAGACAATGTCTGCA
This region includes:
- the pheS gene encoding phenylalanine--tRNA ligase subunit alpha, whose product is MKEKLQQIREKAIAEIEGSDGLDRLNEVRQAVLGKKGELTAVLKGMKDVAPEDRPKVGQWVNDTRTAIETIMEEKMKKLEAEALRKRYEAEKIDVTMPAVKHEKGNLHPVTQVRNQLIDIFASMGFEVYEGTEIETDYYNFTALNTPQDHPARDMQDTFYLSPEFLLRTQTSAGQIHVMEAKKPPIKIISPGKVFRSDDDATHSPMFTQMEGLVVDKGITLCDLKGMLDELVKKIFGKETTTRLRPSYFPFTEPSVEVDVSCFQCGGCGCKLCKGTGWIEVLGAGVVNNKVLEGCGIDTNEYSGFAFGIGIERIAMLKYGINNIKLLFESDLRVLKQIDD
- a CDS encoding YihY/virulence factor BrkB family protein; protein product: MIWKLIGNVKSFLDKCKRDKINAYSAQSAFFIILSIIPFLMVFSSLLQYTSVTESMLLEIIRHLMPEYVSPFLISLVDEVYSRSMGIISITAIIAIWSAAKGVQYMTDGLNSVNDLEETRNWFVLRFWAVVYTVVFLVAIVFTLLVLVFGNQLKVLATQYVPILEHASRVLAHFRGLVMLALLIAFFDVIFTALPNRKLSFRGQLPGAVICGVAWYVFSFGLSVYVDYFNGFSMYGSLTTIALIMLWLYFCMYIMMMSAEVNVVFNAYFRKWWKRFKTSRNKKA
- a CDS encoding SpoIID/LytB domain-containing protein, translating into MGKRTKKRGVKAYIAIVCLVLLLAAGALASGYRDRQLREQETLPEEWVELAEIKEELSFGVYGQEDWNSFFETFSGDRLTGEILGELLAKLQLSDYIEIPVMRESQKVSREDWNYVYGQILDLLDMEYAVTKTEFLVVDVMEAENQNVIMTNKGDFCTVLPASYFKQWNGYEGYCVENRCIGVAGTLKKEFTLDNTYLTDCTKDSVDFLYAGAVYHKETASLTEGVSPCVCDIVLADGELTALRVKQETIEGELLSYDDETIEIKGYGKLCHTGKLPVYQTYGEVSEKSISDVTLGNMNVEYVTGEKQVCAILIREPAVIREIRVLLLGDDGTKCRQSVYLKCTSDAAVTWQGETTHVAAQTLIAASDQMTGDTQGTFTVTPEQEGCVVICDADGAEISNGYGGSMEVRCMGDGYTLVNSLPLERYLQDVVPSEMPASYEPEALKAQAVCARSYACIQLLRGDLAEYGAHIDDSTAYQVYNRVTDADAAREAVIATQGEVLSYQGNIVEAYYFSTSMGYTAAADVWNVEDPAEYGYLTPACLLTDGKMQDLSGEEAFLAYIQSPADGYDSDCRYFRWRAEADYHGKTDEVNSILLERRKSSPKNIIFYQDGQTTEIQNSDAASVAALGEVTGMSAAERGSSGALLALKITYEKGSALVRTEYNIRKVLGICTAKLTCADGAEQTDVTMLPSAFFAITKQEDGGMVLYGGGYGHGLGMSQNAANGMAKAGMNYEEILQYFYNDVKLETMK
- a CDS encoding TIGR00266 family protein, producing MRYSIEGEPLPVVICNLEQGEVMITESGAMSWMSPNMKMETTGGGIGKMFGRALSGESIFLNRYTAMNGNGMIAFASSFPGSIRAFDIVPGQDLIVQKSAFLAAVSSVDLSVFFQQRIGSGLFGGEGFIMQKLSGSGTAFLEFDGYIKEYELASGQQIVVDTGYLAAMTGSCKIEVKTVPGVKNMLFGGEGIFNTVITGPGRVWLQSMPIAQMANTLRPYFPSNNH
- a CDS encoding cytidine deaminase produces the protein MDLNIELLAKKAIEAKEHAYVPYSHFRVGAALLTADGKIYTGCNIENAAYTPTNCAERTAFFKAVSEGERDFTAIAISGDADDYLYPCGVCRQVMSEFCKADTFQIILVKEDGTYKIFTLEELLPGAFTETELKKGQRM